In Coturnix japonica isolate 7356 chromosome 7, Coturnix japonica 2.1, whole genome shotgun sequence, one DNA window encodes the following:
- the LRRFIP1 gene encoding leucine-rich repeat flightless-interacting protein 1 isoform X7, producing the protein MPIEADCLSPEAQKLAEARLAAKRAARAEAREIRMKELERQQKEIYQVQKKYYGLDTKWGDIEQWMEDSERYSRRARRNASASDEDERMSVGSRGSLRSHVEYASAYPVAGLENERTKWKNYSKATNGYEEDVYGSSQNRKSSRASYYPDLGLHNSGYASTSQPSSQNGNWPSLLYSDALPARSYRASVYDESVYSGSRRYSASSSRAPSEYSCYLGSGSRASSRASSARASPVIEERPEKDFEKGARTVSSLSAATLASLGGTSSRRGSGDTSISVDTEASIREIKDIYELKEQIQDVEGKYMQGLKEMKDSLAEVEEKYKKAMVSNAQLDNEKTNFMYQVDTLKDALLELEEQLAESRRQYEEKSKEFEREKHAHSILQFQFKEIKEALKQRDEMLAEIQQLQQKQQSYVREISDLQETIEWKDKKIGALERQKDFFDSIRSERDDLRDEVMMLKEQLKKHGIIPDSDIATNGDASDVLDNEGHLDSSKAVPGTPQALKTAGDGMLGKAKEVDMKNEIVEDVGKREILQNSEHEEHKEESEEQEVQTLHADENTRAENLIEEPDALSTVMLPDSRFCKALDQFCKPVSGNACSSDDSDADDLRKETQSADTAARQPVSKEVEQSNLNPRTAENSEMGSLQGQDFESPQEMHGELNAEHELEKAALQQEEGEDVEASCALSANEAEQAADSAGDSSEVVSDQSGLPELVDSQSEVVNVERCAETLQCSGESAGSKVTEVLEKTLVESKDCTDGTANETGGDRAGEQNEVGSAVQGEKMERDSTGSEGEESCGSCAPSDPNEEGDDQAQIQPVSSEDSEEALLEEQNMQEQTELKPAEKGGQEEVLTGNLEEYSDCAEKQEKASGESAGSANEAEVSALHQTEPDTDTVKEMVSQETSLDPVISDDETEETEMQTGVMSGKGEENRIEYLEHDRTEDLKSKAELQMVQCSKETTGDSEDEKNISLESEAQNVVKQGESKEEFVACHSVTSENQVDKETFKEDTKQSELADQQGDGFTSMEGTDNSLAQKAELDGSVSEQLRLEGQAEEEQEDEGDAFDFDEDSEQILETDEKRDGGESDAQSEEDDGTSSMIRKAAPTGEAGERTGKIKTSDTLTKDDGLQHKEGNESEEAGHSQEEASALKTDEKADVSAEGNEASDSNEVEKAPGDSGLEQDLESAGCNRAESKEDLRGGRKGKGKSRDDCTVS; encoded by the exons GAAGACAGTGAGCGCTATTCACGTAGAGCCCGAAGAAATGCCTCG GCTTCGGATGAAGATGAGCGCATGTCAGTGGGTAGCCGTGGAAGCCTGAGG TCTCATGTGGAGTATGCCAGCGCCTATCCAGTG GCTGGATTAGAGAATGAAAGGACCAAATGGAAGAACTACTCCAAAGCA ACCAATGGTTATGAGGAAGACGTGTATGGATCATCCCAGAATAGAAAATCTAGCAGG GCTTCATACTACCCTGATCTGGGTCTTCACAACAGTGGCTATGCTTCCACATCTCAGCCTTCTTCCCAAAATGGAAACTGG CCCTCCTTGCTGTACAGCGATGCCCTGCCAGCCAGAAGTTACAGG GCGTCTGTGTATGACGAGAGTGTTTACAGTGGGAGCCGTCGATATAGTGCCTCTAGTTCTCGTGCT CCTTCAGAGTACAGCTGTTACCTCGGTTCGGGATCTCGGGCGTCCTCGAGAGCCAGCTCTGCTCGGGCCAGTCCGGTG ATTGAGGAACGGCcagaaaaagattttgagaAG GGAGCACGTACTGTCTCAAGTCTGTCAGCAGCTACCTTAGCTTCCTTGGGTGGGACTTCTTCTCGAAGAGGCAGCGGGGATACATCCATCTCAGTGGATACAGAGGCATCTATTAGAGAAATCAAG GATATCTATGAGTTAAAGGAGCAGATTCAAGATGTAGAAGGCAAATACATGCAGggactgaaagaaatgaag GACTCTCTAGCTGAAGTTGAAGAGAAATATAAGAAGGCGATGGTTTCCAATGCTCAGCTAGacaatgagaaaacaaatttcatgTACCAAGTAGATACCCTGAAGGATGCACTCTTAGAATTAGAGGAACAGCTCGCAGAATCCAGGAGGCAATATGAAGAAAAGAGTAAA GAATTTGAGAGAGAGAAGCACGCTCATAGCATACTGCAGTTCCAATTTAAGGAAATCAAAGAGGCTTTGAAGCAAAGAGACGAAATGCTTGCA GAAATCCAACAGctgcaacagaaacagcagagctaTGTCAGGGAAATTTCTGATCTTCAGGAGACAATAGAgtggaaagacaaaaaaatagGG GCCTTAGAGAGGCAGAAAGATTTCTTTGATTCCATAAGGAGTGAGCGGGATGACCTTAGAGACGAAGTAATGATGCTGAAGGAGCAACTGAAG AAACATGGAATAATCCCAGACTCCGACATAGCCACCAATGGGGATGCATCAGATGTTCTCGATAACGAAGGACACTTGGATTCTTCCAAAGCTGTTCCAGGCACACCACAGGCATTAAAGACAGCAGGGGATGGCATGCTAG GCAAAGCCAAGGAAGTGGACATGAAAAATGAGATTGTGGAGGAtgtggggaaaagagaaatcttGCAGAATTCTGAGCATGAGGAACACAAAGAGGAGTCTGAGGAACAGGAAGTACAGACATTGCATGCTGATGAAAATACAAGGGCAGAAAACCTGATTGAAGAACCTGATGCTCTGTCAACAGTGATGTTACCAGATAGTAGGTTCTGTAAGGCTTTGGATCAGTTCTGTAAACCTGTGTCAGGGAATGCTTGTTCAAGTGATGATAGTGATGCAGATGATTTGAGAAAGGAGACACAGtcagcagacacagcagccCGGCAGCCTGTTAGCAAGGAGGTTGAACAGAGTAACTTAAACCCAAGGACAGCTGAGAACTCAGAAATGGGCTCACTGCAAGGTCAGGATTTTGAGAGTCCTCAGGAAATGCATGGTGAATTAAATGCAGAGCATGAACTGGAAAAAGCTGCTCTTCaacaggaagaaggagaggatgTGGAAGCTAGCTGTGCACTGAGTGCTAATGAGGCAGAACAAGCAGCAGACAGTGCAGGTGACAGCAGTGAGGTGGTTTCTGACCAGTCAGGGCTACCAGAGCTAGTGGACTCACAAAGTGAAGTGGTAAATGTAGAGCGCTGTGCTGAAACACTCCAGTGCTCAGGAGAAAGTGCTGGAAGCAAAGTTACAGAGGTCTTAGAAAAAACTCTTGTTGAAAGCAAAGACTGCACTGATGGAACAGCTAATGAAACTGGAGGTGATAGAGCTGGAGAACAAAATGAGGTTGGGAGTGCAGTTCAGggtgagaaaatggaaagagattCCACGGGCTCAGAAGGGGAGGAGTCATGTGGAAGCTGTGCCCCATCAGATCCAAATGAGGAGGGAGATGATCAGGCACAGATCCAGCCAGTTTCCTCAGAGGACAGTGAGGAAGCATTGTTAGAGGAACAGAATATGCAGGAACAAACGGAACTTAAGCCTGCTGAGAAAGGTGGACAGGAGGAAGTATTGACTGGAAACTTAGAGGAGTATTCAGATTGCgcagaaaagcaggagaaggCTTCAGGGGAGTCTGCAGGCTCTGCTAATGAGGCAGAAGTTAGTGCACTGCATCAGACAGAGCCAGACACGGACACTGTGAAAGAAATGGTGTCTCAGGAAACCAGTTTAGACCCAGTTATTTCAGATGATGAAactgaggaaacagaaatgcaaacaggaGTTATGtctgggaaaggagaggaaaatagaatagaatacTTAGAACATGATAGAACAGAAGACTTAAAATCAAAGGCAGAGCTTCAAATGGTTCAGtgcagcaaagaaacaacaggTGACTCAGaggatgagaaaaatatttctttagaaaGTGAAGCACAGAATGTAGTTAAACAAGGTGAATCTAAAGAGGAGTTTGTTGCATGTCACAGTGTAACTAGTGAGAATCAAGTTGATAAAGAAACGTTTAAAGAAGATACAAAGCAGTCAGAGCTCGCAGACCAGCAGGGTGATGGCTTTACTTCTATGGAAGGTACAGATAATTCTCTTGCACAGAAAGCTGAGCTGGATGGAAGTGTGAGTGAGCAACTTAGACTAGAGGGCCaagcagaggaagaacaagaagatGAAGGTGACGCATTTGATTTTGATGAGGATTCAGAACAGATACTGGAAACTGATGAAAAACGCGATGGAGGAGAATCTGATGCACAGAGTGAAGAGGATGACGGAACAAGCAGCATGATAAGAAAAGCTGCCCCTACAGGTGAAGCCGGAGAGAGAActggcaaaataaaaaccagtgACACCTTGACCAAAGATGATGGCTTACAGCATAAGGAAGGAAATGAGTCAGAAGAAGCAGGGCACTCGCAAGAGGAAGCGTCAGCACTGAAAACTGATGAGAAGGCTGATGTGTCGGCAGAGGGAAACGAAGCATCAGATTCTAATGAAGTGGAAAAGGCACCAGGTGACAGTGGTCTAGAACAGGATTTGGAGAGTGCCGGCTGTAACAGGGCTGAAAGCAAAGAGGATTTGCGAGGTGGTAGGAAGGGTAAGGGTAAATCCAGAGATGACTGTACAGTGTCCTGA
- the LRRFIP1 gene encoding leucine-rich repeat flightless-interacting protein 1 isoform X27: MPIEADCLSPEAQKLAEARLAAKRAARAEAREIRMKELERQQKEPSEYSCYLGSGSRASSRASSARASPVIEERPEKDFEKGARTVSSLSAATLASLGGTSSRRGSGDTSISVDTEASIREIKDIYELKEQIQDVEGKYMQGLKEMKDSLAEVEEKYKKAMVSNAQLDNEKTNFMYQVDTLKDALLELEEQLAESRRQYEEKSKEFEREKHAHSILQFQFKEIKEALKQRDEMLAEIQQLQQKQQSYVREISDLQETIEWKDKKIGALERQKDFFDSIRSERDDLRDEVMMLKEQLKKHGIIPDSDIATNGDASDVLDNEGHLDSSKAVPGTPQALKTAGDGMLGKAKEVDMKNEIVEDVGKREILQNSEHEEHKEESEEQEVQTLHADENTRAENLIEEPDALSTVMLPDSRFCKALDQFCKPVSGNACSSDDSDADDLRKETQSADTAARQPVSKEVEQSNLNPRTAENSEMGSLQGQDFESPQEMHGELNAEHELEKAALQQEEGEDVEASCALSANEAEQAADSAGDSSEVVSDQSGLPELVDSQSEVVNVERCAETLQCSGESAGSKVTEVLEKTLVESKDCTDGTANETGGDRAGEQNEVGSAVQGEKMERDSTGSEGEESCGSCAPSDPNEEGDDQAQIQPVSSEDSEEALLEEQNMQEQTELKPAEKGGQEEVLTGNLEEYSDCAEKQEKASGESAGSANEAEVSALHQTEPDTDTVKEMVSQETSLDPVISDDETEETEMQTGVMSGKGEENRIEYLEHDRTEDLKSKAELQMVQCSKETTGDSEDEKNISLESEAQNVVKQGESKEEFVACHSVTSENQVDKETFKEDTKQSELADQQGDGFTSMEGTDNSLAQKAELDGSVSEQLRLEGQAEEEQEDEGDAFDFDEDSEQILETDEKRDGGESDAQSEEDDGTSSMIRKAAPTGEAGERTGKIKTSDTLTKDDGLQHKEGNESEEAGHSQEEASALKTDEKADVSAEGNEASDSNEVEKAPGDSGLEQDLESAGCNRAESKEDLRGGRKGKGKSRDDCTVS; this comes from the exons CCTTCAGAGTACAGCTGTTACCTCGGTTCGGGATCTCGGGCGTCCTCGAGAGCCAGCTCTGCTCGGGCCAGTCCGGTG ATTGAGGAACGGCcagaaaaagattttgagaAG GGAGCACGTACTGTCTCAAGTCTGTCAGCAGCTACCTTAGCTTCCTTGGGTGGGACTTCTTCTCGAAGAGGCAGCGGGGATACATCCATCTCAGTGGATACAGAGGCATCTATTAGAGAAATCAAG GATATCTATGAGTTAAAGGAGCAGATTCAAGATGTAGAAGGCAAATACATGCAGggactgaaagaaatgaag GACTCTCTAGCTGAAGTTGAAGAGAAATATAAGAAGGCGATGGTTTCCAATGCTCAGCTAGacaatgagaaaacaaatttcatgTACCAAGTAGATACCCTGAAGGATGCACTCTTAGAATTAGAGGAACAGCTCGCAGAATCCAGGAGGCAATATGAAGAAAAGAGTAAA GAATTTGAGAGAGAGAAGCACGCTCATAGCATACTGCAGTTCCAATTTAAGGAAATCAAAGAGGCTTTGAAGCAAAGAGACGAAATGCTTGCA GAAATCCAACAGctgcaacagaaacagcagagctaTGTCAGGGAAATTTCTGATCTTCAGGAGACAATAGAgtggaaagacaaaaaaatagGG GCCTTAGAGAGGCAGAAAGATTTCTTTGATTCCATAAGGAGTGAGCGGGATGACCTTAGAGACGAAGTAATGATGCTGAAGGAGCAACTGAAG AAACATGGAATAATCCCAGACTCCGACATAGCCACCAATGGGGATGCATCAGATGTTCTCGATAACGAAGGACACTTGGATTCTTCCAAAGCTGTTCCAGGCACACCACAGGCATTAAAGACAGCAGGGGATGGCATGCTAG GCAAAGCCAAGGAAGTGGACATGAAAAATGAGATTGTGGAGGAtgtggggaaaagagaaatcttGCAGAATTCTGAGCATGAGGAACACAAAGAGGAGTCTGAGGAACAGGAAGTACAGACATTGCATGCTGATGAAAATACAAGGGCAGAAAACCTGATTGAAGAACCTGATGCTCTGTCAACAGTGATGTTACCAGATAGTAGGTTCTGTAAGGCTTTGGATCAGTTCTGTAAACCTGTGTCAGGGAATGCTTGTTCAAGTGATGATAGTGATGCAGATGATTTGAGAAAGGAGACACAGtcagcagacacagcagccCGGCAGCCTGTTAGCAAGGAGGTTGAACAGAGTAACTTAAACCCAAGGACAGCTGAGAACTCAGAAATGGGCTCACTGCAAGGTCAGGATTTTGAGAGTCCTCAGGAAATGCATGGTGAATTAAATGCAGAGCATGAACTGGAAAAAGCTGCTCTTCaacaggaagaaggagaggatgTGGAAGCTAGCTGTGCACTGAGTGCTAATGAGGCAGAACAAGCAGCAGACAGTGCAGGTGACAGCAGTGAGGTGGTTTCTGACCAGTCAGGGCTACCAGAGCTAGTGGACTCACAAAGTGAAGTGGTAAATGTAGAGCGCTGTGCTGAAACACTCCAGTGCTCAGGAGAAAGTGCTGGAAGCAAAGTTACAGAGGTCTTAGAAAAAACTCTTGTTGAAAGCAAAGACTGCACTGATGGAACAGCTAATGAAACTGGAGGTGATAGAGCTGGAGAACAAAATGAGGTTGGGAGTGCAGTTCAGggtgagaaaatggaaagagattCCACGGGCTCAGAAGGGGAGGAGTCATGTGGAAGCTGTGCCCCATCAGATCCAAATGAGGAGGGAGATGATCAGGCACAGATCCAGCCAGTTTCCTCAGAGGACAGTGAGGAAGCATTGTTAGAGGAACAGAATATGCAGGAACAAACGGAACTTAAGCCTGCTGAGAAAGGTGGACAGGAGGAAGTATTGACTGGAAACTTAGAGGAGTATTCAGATTGCgcagaaaagcaggagaaggCTTCAGGGGAGTCTGCAGGCTCTGCTAATGAGGCAGAAGTTAGTGCACTGCATCAGACAGAGCCAGACACGGACACTGTGAAAGAAATGGTGTCTCAGGAAACCAGTTTAGACCCAGTTATTTCAGATGATGAAactgaggaaacagaaatgcaaacaggaGTTATGtctgggaaaggagaggaaaatagaatagaatacTTAGAACATGATAGAACAGAAGACTTAAAATCAAAGGCAGAGCTTCAAATGGTTCAGtgcagcaaagaaacaacaggTGACTCAGaggatgagaaaaatatttctttagaaaGTGAAGCACAGAATGTAGTTAAACAAGGTGAATCTAAAGAGGAGTTTGTTGCATGTCACAGTGTAACTAGTGAGAATCAAGTTGATAAAGAAACGTTTAAAGAAGATACAAAGCAGTCAGAGCTCGCAGACCAGCAGGGTGATGGCTTTACTTCTATGGAAGGTACAGATAATTCTCTTGCACAGAAAGCTGAGCTGGATGGAAGTGTGAGTGAGCAACTTAGACTAGAGGGCCaagcagaggaagaacaagaagatGAAGGTGACGCATTTGATTTTGATGAGGATTCAGAACAGATACTGGAAACTGATGAAAAACGCGATGGAGGAGAATCTGATGCACAGAGTGAAGAGGATGACGGAACAAGCAGCATGATAAGAAAAGCTGCCCCTACAGGTGAAGCCGGAGAGAGAActggcaaaataaaaaccagtgACACCTTGACCAAAGATGATGGCTTACAGCATAAGGAAGGAAATGAGTCAGAAGAAGCAGGGCACTCGCAAGAGGAAGCGTCAGCACTGAAAACTGATGAGAAGGCTGATGTGTCGGCAGAGGGAAACGAAGCATCAGATTCTAATGAAGTGGAAAAGGCACCAGGTGACAGTGGTCTAGAACAGGATTTGGAGAGTGCCGGCTGTAACAGGGCTGAAAGCAAAGAGGATTTGCGAGGTGGTAGGAAGGGTAAGGGTAAATCCAGAGATGACTGTACAGTGTCCTGA
- the LRRFIP1 gene encoding leucine-rich repeat flightless-interacting protein 1 isoform X29, with amino-acid sequence MPIEADCLSPEAQKLAEARLAAKRAARAEAREIRMKELERQQKEIEERPEKDFEKGARTVSSLSAATLASLGGTSSRRGSGDTSISVDTEASIREIKDIYELKEQIQDVEGKYMQGLKEMKDSLAEVEEKYKKAMVSNAQLDNEKTNFMYQVDTLKDALLELEEQLAESRRQYEEKSKEFEREKHAHSILQFQFKEIKEALKQRDEMLAEIQQLQQKQQSYVREISDLQETIEWKDKKIGALERQKDFFDSIRSERDDLRDEVMMLKEQLKKHGIIPDSDIATNGDASDVLDNEGHLDSSKAVPGTPQALKTAGDGMLGKAKEVDMKNEIVEDVGKREILQNSEHEEHKEESEEQEVQTLHADENTRAENLIEEPDALSTVMLPDSRFCKALDQFCKPVSGNACSSDDSDADDLRKETQSADTAARQPVSKEVEQSNLNPRTAENSEMGSLQGQDFESPQEMHGELNAEHELEKAALQQEEGEDVEASCALSANEAEQAADSAGDSSEVVSDQSGLPELVDSQSEVVNVERCAETLQCSGESAGSKVTEVLEKTLVESKDCTDGTANETGGDRAGEQNEVGSAVQGEKMERDSTGSEGEESCGSCAPSDPNEEGDDQAQIQPVSSEDSEEALLEEQNMQEQTELKPAEKGGQEEVLTGNLEEYSDCAEKQEKASGESAGSANEAEVSALHQTEPDTDTVKEMVSQETSLDPVISDDETEETEMQTGVMSGKGEENRIEYLEHDRTEDLKSKAELQMVQCSKETTGDSEDEKNISLESEAQNVVKQGESKEEFVACHSVTSENQVDKETFKEDTKQSELADQQGDGFTSMEGTDNSLAQKAELDGSVSEQLRLEGQAEEEQEDEGDAFDFDEDSEQILETDEKRDGGESDAQSEEDDGTSSMIRKAAPTGEAGERTGKIKTSDTLTKDDGLQHKEGNESEEAGHSQEEASALKTDEKADVSAEGNEASDSNEVEKAPGDSGLEQDLESAGCNRAESKEDLRGGRKGKGKSRDDCTVS; translated from the exons ATTGAGGAACGGCcagaaaaagattttgagaAG GGAGCACGTACTGTCTCAAGTCTGTCAGCAGCTACCTTAGCTTCCTTGGGTGGGACTTCTTCTCGAAGAGGCAGCGGGGATACATCCATCTCAGTGGATACAGAGGCATCTATTAGAGAAATCAAG GATATCTATGAGTTAAAGGAGCAGATTCAAGATGTAGAAGGCAAATACATGCAGggactgaaagaaatgaag GACTCTCTAGCTGAAGTTGAAGAGAAATATAAGAAGGCGATGGTTTCCAATGCTCAGCTAGacaatgagaaaacaaatttcatgTACCAAGTAGATACCCTGAAGGATGCACTCTTAGAATTAGAGGAACAGCTCGCAGAATCCAGGAGGCAATATGAAGAAAAGAGTAAA GAATTTGAGAGAGAGAAGCACGCTCATAGCATACTGCAGTTCCAATTTAAGGAAATCAAAGAGGCTTTGAAGCAAAGAGACGAAATGCTTGCA GAAATCCAACAGctgcaacagaaacagcagagctaTGTCAGGGAAATTTCTGATCTTCAGGAGACAATAGAgtggaaagacaaaaaaatagGG GCCTTAGAGAGGCAGAAAGATTTCTTTGATTCCATAAGGAGTGAGCGGGATGACCTTAGAGACGAAGTAATGATGCTGAAGGAGCAACTGAAG AAACATGGAATAATCCCAGACTCCGACATAGCCACCAATGGGGATGCATCAGATGTTCTCGATAACGAAGGACACTTGGATTCTTCCAAAGCTGTTCCAGGCACACCACAGGCATTAAAGACAGCAGGGGATGGCATGCTAG GCAAAGCCAAGGAAGTGGACATGAAAAATGAGATTGTGGAGGAtgtggggaaaagagaaatcttGCAGAATTCTGAGCATGAGGAACACAAAGAGGAGTCTGAGGAACAGGAAGTACAGACATTGCATGCTGATGAAAATACAAGGGCAGAAAACCTGATTGAAGAACCTGATGCTCTGTCAACAGTGATGTTACCAGATAGTAGGTTCTGTAAGGCTTTGGATCAGTTCTGTAAACCTGTGTCAGGGAATGCTTGTTCAAGTGATGATAGTGATGCAGATGATTTGAGAAAGGAGACACAGtcagcagacacagcagccCGGCAGCCTGTTAGCAAGGAGGTTGAACAGAGTAACTTAAACCCAAGGACAGCTGAGAACTCAGAAATGGGCTCACTGCAAGGTCAGGATTTTGAGAGTCCTCAGGAAATGCATGGTGAATTAAATGCAGAGCATGAACTGGAAAAAGCTGCTCTTCaacaggaagaaggagaggatgTGGAAGCTAGCTGTGCACTGAGTGCTAATGAGGCAGAACAAGCAGCAGACAGTGCAGGTGACAGCAGTGAGGTGGTTTCTGACCAGTCAGGGCTACCAGAGCTAGTGGACTCACAAAGTGAAGTGGTAAATGTAGAGCGCTGTGCTGAAACACTCCAGTGCTCAGGAGAAAGTGCTGGAAGCAAAGTTACAGAGGTCTTAGAAAAAACTCTTGTTGAAAGCAAAGACTGCACTGATGGAACAGCTAATGAAACTGGAGGTGATAGAGCTGGAGAACAAAATGAGGTTGGGAGTGCAGTTCAGggtgagaaaatggaaagagattCCACGGGCTCAGAAGGGGAGGAGTCATGTGGAAGCTGTGCCCCATCAGATCCAAATGAGGAGGGAGATGATCAGGCACAGATCCAGCCAGTTTCCTCAGAGGACAGTGAGGAAGCATTGTTAGAGGAACAGAATATGCAGGAACAAACGGAACTTAAGCCTGCTGAGAAAGGTGGACAGGAGGAAGTATTGACTGGAAACTTAGAGGAGTATTCAGATTGCgcagaaaagcaggagaaggCTTCAGGGGAGTCTGCAGGCTCTGCTAATGAGGCAGAAGTTAGTGCACTGCATCAGACAGAGCCAGACACGGACACTGTGAAAGAAATGGTGTCTCAGGAAACCAGTTTAGACCCAGTTATTTCAGATGATGAAactgaggaaacagaaatgcaaacaggaGTTATGtctgggaaaggagaggaaaatagaatagaatacTTAGAACATGATAGAACAGAAGACTTAAAATCAAAGGCAGAGCTTCAAATGGTTCAGtgcagcaaagaaacaacaggTGACTCAGaggatgagaaaaatatttctttagaaaGTGAAGCACAGAATGTAGTTAAACAAGGTGAATCTAAAGAGGAGTTTGTTGCATGTCACAGTGTAACTAGTGAGAATCAAGTTGATAAAGAAACGTTTAAAGAAGATACAAAGCAGTCAGAGCTCGCAGACCAGCAGGGTGATGGCTTTACTTCTATGGAAGGTACAGATAATTCTCTTGCACAGAAAGCTGAGCTGGATGGAAGTGTGAGTGAGCAACTTAGACTAGAGGGCCaagcagaggaagaacaagaagatGAAGGTGACGCATTTGATTTTGATGAGGATTCAGAACAGATACTGGAAACTGATGAAAAACGCGATGGAGGAGAATCTGATGCACAGAGTGAAGAGGATGACGGAACAAGCAGCATGATAAGAAAAGCTGCCCCTACAGGTGAAGCCGGAGAGAGAActggcaaaataaaaaccagtgACACCTTGACCAAAGATGATGGCTTACAGCATAAGGAAGGAAATGAGTCAGAAGAAGCAGGGCACTCGCAAGAGGAAGCGTCAGCACTGAAAACTGATGAGAAGGCTGATGTGTCGGCAGAGGGAAACGAAGCATCAGATTCTAATGAAGTGGAAAAGGCACCAGGTGACAGTGGTCTAGAACAGGATTTGGAGAGTGCCGGCTGTAACAGGGCTGAAAGCAAAGAGGATTTGCGAGGTGGTAGGAAGGGTAAGGGTAAATCCAGAGATGACTGTACAGTGTCCTGA